One genomic region from Amycolatopsis sp. FBCC-B4732 encodes:
- a CDS encoding flavin reductase family protein, protein MACRRTRGGQAAGHFGTPVVLLSTENDGSPDLAAISSAWALGWTVVLGIAANGHTADNLRARPDVVVNLPSPAQWAEVERLAPLTGRDPVPADKPMFRRERAKFEAAELTPQPSRLVRPPRPCNRTSPRTFTSPKRRSRPCTGPELGRSFRAETP, encoded by the coding sequence GTGGCGTGCCGGCGAACTCGAGGTGGACAAGCTGCCGGACACTTCGGCACGCCGGTGGTGCTCCTGAGCACCGAGAACGACGGCAGCCCGGACCTCGCGGCGATCTCGTCGGCCTGGGCGCTCGGCTGGACGGTCGTGCTCGGCATCGCCGCAAACGGACACACCGCGGACAATCTCCGCGCGCGCCCGGACGTCGTGGTCAACCTGCCCTCCCCCGCGCAGTGGGCGGAGGTGGAGCGGCTGGCGCCGCTGACCGGCCGGGATCCGGTGCCGGCGGACAAGCCGATGTTCCGGCGCGAACGGGCGAAGTTCGAAGCCGCGGAACTGACGCCGCAGCCGTCGCGACTGGTGCGCCCGCCGCGGCCGTGCAATCGGACATCTCCGCGGACTTTTACATCGCCGAAGCGCAGGTCCCGACCGTGCACGGGCCCGGAGCTCGGGCGCAGCTTCCGGGCCGAAACGCCGTGA
- a CDS encoding GH92 family glycosyl hydrolase — protein MRRPVTVALAAALFASALTTMSTAADLSPADFVDPLIGSAGDGNTFPGATAPFGMLSWSPTSTRGDQTSTGAANGYQYDTTRVRGFALTHVNGAGCNPGAAGDVPILPFAGDVTSSPTADTTDAVYASNFSHADEGATPGRYRLGLSNGVTTDVAATERTAVGTLVYPVGKPASLLFRTSNSLNGSEDAETHLDPANRKVTGSVLTGAFCGRRANGGVNNRKSYYRLFFTAQFDQPFAGTGTWKDATLQPGGLDQTGGEGYATGKDRAGRGSGGYVTFAPGSKVTMRIAISYVSLDGAERNLRAEQPPNSTVDSVAGRTKRAWNTELNRAQVGGGTANQRIVFTTALYHGLQQPNLVSDVDGRYLGMDRQVHRVEPGQDAQYSNFSGWDQYRAQVQLLALLEPRVAGNFAQSLYNYAKQNDGVWDRWVHVNGATHVMTGDPSAATIATFYAMGVRNFDYRGAFDSLYKQATVPRPEGLQDGGCPGQCVGQRPNLAQYLASHFAPNDVCHCWGGAAETLEDAVADSAIGHFAEQLGRTSEAAELRARGAYWRNVFNPDTGYAQARNLDGSWVTPFDPASDRGFAQGSAAAYTWMVPQDVSGLADAMGGKTAAVARLDGFFHDANGNWQLKGGGPLKYDPTNEPDIHAPWLYNELGQPAKTQETVRQLVNSVYTTGPAGLPGNDDLGTMSAWYVFAALGIYPRTPGTGELLLSSPLFANAVVRPAGGAPIRIATAGSGKYVADVRRGGRPQRGWKLDDSFLRTGGTLEFRLSETPTAWGR, from the coding sequence ATGCGCCGTCCCGTCACGGTGGCACTGGCCGCCGCACTGTTCGCCTCCGCGTTGACAACGATGTCAACCGCTGCTGACTTGAGCCCCGCAGACTTCGTCGACCCGCTGATCGGCTCCGCCGGGGACGGCAACACCTTCCCCGGCGCCACCGCGCCGTTCGGGATGCTCTCGTGGAGCCCGACCAGCACGCGCGGAGACCAGACGTCGACCGGCGCCGCCAACGGGTACCAGTACGACACCACACGCGTCCGCGGCTTCGCGTTAACGCACGTTAACGGCGCCGGGTGCAACCCCGGCGCCGCGGGGGACGTGCCGATCCTGCCCTTCGCCGGCGACGTCACTTCCTCGCCGACCGCGGACACCACCGACGCGGTCTACGCGAGCAATTTTAGCCATGCGGACGAGGGAGCAACGCCGGGACGGTACCGTCTCGGCCTGTCCAACGGCGTCACGACCGACGTCGCGGCGACCGAACGGACCGCGGTCGGCACGCTGGTCTACCCGGTGGGCAAGCCCGCCAGCCTGCTGTTCCGCACGTCGAACTCCCTCAACGGCAGCGAGGACGCCGAAACGCACCTCGACCCGGCGAACCGCAAGGTCACCGGGTCCGTGCTGACCGGCGCGTTCTGCGGGCGCCGCGCGAACGGCGGGGTCAACAACCGCAAGTCCTACTACCGGTTGTTCTTCACCGCGCAGTTCGACCAGCCGTTCGCCGGCACCGGGACGTGGAAGGACGCGACCTTGCAGCCCGGCGGTCTCGACCAGACCGGCGGCGAAGGCTACGCGACGGGCAAGGACCGCGCGGGACGCGGTTCGGGCGGCTACGTCACCTTCGCGCCCGGCAGCAAGGTCACCATGCGGATCGCGATCTCGTACGTCTCCCTCGACGGTGCCGAACGCAACCTGCGCGCCGAGCAGCCGCCGAATTCCACCGTGGACAGCGTCGCCGGCCGGACCAAGCGGGCCTGGAACACCGAACTGAACCGGGCGCAGGTCGGCGGCGGGACCGCCAACCAGCGGATCGTCTTCACCACCGCGCTCTACCACGGCCTCCAGCAGCCCAACCTCGTCAGCGACGTCGACGGCCGGTACCTCGGGATGGACCGGCAGGTCCACCGCGTCGAACCGGGACAGGACGCGCAGTACTCGAACTTCTCCGGCTGGGACCAGTACCGCGCGCAGGTCCAGCTGCTCGCGCTGCTGGAACCGCGCGTCGCGGGGAACTTCGCGCAGTCGCTCTACAACTACGCGAAGCAGAACGACGGCGTCTGGGACCGCTGGGTGCACGTCAACGGCGCGACGCACGTCATGACCGGCGACCCGTCCGCGGCGACAATCGCGACGTTCTACGCGATGGGTGTCCGCAACTTCGACTACCGCGGCGCTTTCGACTCGCTGTACAAGCAGGCGACCGTCCCACGGCCCGAAGGTCTGCAGGACGGCGGCTGCCCCGGCCAGTGCGTCGGCCAGCGGCCGAACCTCGCGCAGTACCTGGCGTCGCACTTCGCGCCGAACGACGTCTGCCACTGCTGGGGCGGCGCGGCGGAGACGCTCGAGGACGCGGTCGCGGACTCTGCAATCGGACATTTCGCGGAGCAGCTCGGGCGTACCAGCGAAGCCGCGGAGCTGCGCGCCCGCGGCGCGTACTGGCGGAACGTCTTCAACCCGGACACCGGCTACGCGCAGGCACGCAACCTCGACGGTAGCTGGGTGACGCCGTTCGACCCGGCGAGCGACCGCGGGTTCGCGCAGGGCAGTGCGGCGGCGTACACCTGGATGGTCCCGCAGGACGTCTCCGGACTGGCCGACGCGATGGGCGGCAAGACGGCCGCCGTCGCCCGGCTCGACGGGTTCTTCCACGACGCGAACGGCAACTGGCAGCTCAAGGGCGGCGGGCCGCTCAAGTACGACCCGACGAACGAGCCCGACATCCACGCGCCGTGGCTGTACAACGAGCTCGGGCAACCGGCGAAGACGCAGGAGACCGTCCGGCAGCTGGTGAACTCCGTCTACACGACGGGCCCGGCCGGCCTGCCCGGCAACGACGACCTCGGCACGATGTCCGCCTGGTACGTCTTCGCCGCGCTCGGGATCTACCCGCGCACCCCGGGAACCGGTGAGCTGCTGCTGTCGAGCCCGCTGTTCGCGAACGCCGTCGTGCGGCCGGCGGGCGGGGCGCCGATCCGGATCGCGACGGCCGGGAGCGGGAAGTACGTCGCCGACGTCCGTCGCGGCGGACGGCCGCAGCGGGGCTGGAAACTCGACGATTCCTTCCTGCGCACCGGCGGCACGCTGGAATTCCGCTTGTCCGAGACACCGACGGCCTGGGGGCGCTGA
- a CDS encoding MMPL family transporter: protein MDTITRPTGGSLAKLAGWAQRHRWLAVALWALVLIGVTLTSRLTGDAFHDDNSLPGTESQQVVDLLRNTAQSGASAQIVFKSDDGLDAQRTAIGDVLDNVRLQPHVRSVTTPFETLSADGRIGYATVTFDAASTDLPYDDIVKFAATVENSPVEAAIAGDPVERISGGGGPAEGVGLLAALVILVFLFRSLLAAGLPVITAVFAVGSTLGVITVVSHYVDIASYTSPLMMLVGFGVGVDYALLVFSRYRTEILNGLDREAAARRALDTAGRSVLFAGTTVIIALLGLLALGLGGLRGVALSVALTVLMTMLASVTLLPALLSLFGKRLERGIRRHAAKREHGRAWRRLADGVQRRPAAPLAIGLLLLVGLSIPALGMRLGFADAGTDPAGSPTRKAYDLLAEGFGPGFSGPLAIVAEEGDVVALQQRLASTPGIARALTPMGRTVLTFPTTSPQDAATAELVTRLRTEVLPTLPGHYLVGGSVAAATDFAGAVADRLPLFVLVVVGLSALLLMVVFRSVLIPLKAALLNLLSIGASLGVMTLAFGDGWFGAQPGPIEAFVPVMIFAIVFGLSMDYEVFLVSRMHEEWRRTGDARLAVREGLAATGGVITAAGAIMVLVFGAFLLDPSRMLAQFGLGLAVAVLLDALVIRCLVVPAIMRLLGERAWWLPRWLDRRLPHLALEP from the coding sequence ATGGACACCATCACACGCCCCACCGGGGGAAGCCTGGCGAAACTGGCCGGCTGGGCGCAGCGCCACCGGTGGCTCGCCGTCGCGCTCTGGGCGCTGGTCCTCATCGGCGTCACGCTCACCTCGCGGCTCACCGGAGACGCGTTCCACGACGACAACTCGCTGCCCGGCACCGAGTCCCAGCAGGTCGTCGACCTGCTGCGGAACACCGCGCAGTCGGGCGCGAGCGCACAGATCGTGTTCAAGTCCGACGACGGGCTCGACGCGCAGCGCACCGCGATCGGTGATGTTCTGGACAATGTCCGATTGCAGCCGCACGTGCGGTCGGTGACCACGCCGTTCGAGACGCTGTCGGCCGACGGCCGGATCGGCTACGCGACCGTCACCTTCGACGCGGCCTCGACCGACCTGCCCTACGACGACATCGTGAAGTTCGCCGCGACGGTCGAGAACAGTCCCGTCGAGGCCGCAATCGCCGGCGACCCGGTCGAGCGCATCTCCGGCGGCGGCGGCCCCGCGGAAGGCGTTGGGCTGCTCGCCGCGCTGGTCATCCTCGTGTTCCTGTTCCGCTCGCTGCTCGCGGCCGGGCTGCCGGTCATCACCGCGGTCTTCGCCGTCGGCAGCACGCTCGGCGTGATCACGGTCGTCTCGCACTACGTCGACATCGCGAGCTACACCTCGCCGCTGATGATGCTGGTCGGGTTCGGTGTCGGCGTCGACTACGCGCTGCTCGTCTTCTCGCGCTACCGCACGGAGATCCTGAACGGCCTCGACCGCGAGGCAGCCGCCAGGCGCGCGCTCGACACAGCCGGCCGCTCCGTGCTGTTCGCCGGGACGACAGTGATCATCGCGCTGCTCGGCCTGCTCGCGCTGGGACTCGGCGGGCTTCGCGGCGTTGCGCTGTCGGTCGCGCTGACCGTCCTGATGACGATGCTCGCGTCGGTGACGCTGCTCCCGGCGCTGCTTTCACTGTTCGGGAAGCGGCTCGAACGCGGGATCCGCCGGCACGCGGCGAAGCGCGAGCACGGCCGGGCGTGGCGCCGGCTCGCGGACGGCGTCCAGCGGCGGCCCGCGGCGCCGCTGGCGATCGGCTTGCTCCTGCTCGTCGGGCTGTCCATCCCCGCACTGGGTATGCGGCTCGGGTTCGCCGACGCGGGCACCGACCCCGCCGGCTCCCCCACGCGCAAGGCGTACGACCTGCTCGCGGAAGGCTTCGGGCCGGGCTTCAGCGGCCCGCTCGCGATCGTCGCCGAAGAAGGTGACGTCGTCGCGCTGCAGCAGCGGCTGGCGTCGACGCCGGGAATCGCCCGCGCGCTGACCCCGATGGGCCGGACCGTCCTCACCTTCCCGACGACGTCACCGCAGGACGCGGCGACCGCCGAGCTGGTGACGCGGCTGCGGACCGAGGTCCTGCCGACGCTTCCTGGCCACTACCTGGTCGGCGGCTCGGTCGCGGCCGCAACGGACTTCGCGGGCGCCGTCGCCGATCGGCTGCCGCTGTTCGTGCTGGTCGTCGTCGGGTTGTCCGCGCTGCTGCTGATGGTCGTGTTCCGGTCGGTGCTCATCCCGCTCAAGGCGGCGCTGCTGAACCTGCTGAGCATCGGCGCCTCGCTCGGCGTCATGACGCTGGCGTTCGGCGACGGCTGGTTCGGCGCGCAGCCCGGCCCGATCGAGGCCTTCGTGCCGGTGATGATCTTCGCCATCGTGTTCGGGTTGTCCATGGACTACGAGGTGTTCCTGGTGTCGCGGATGCACGAAGAGTGGCGGCGCACCGGCGACGCGCGGCTCGCGGTACGCGAAGGCCTGGCCGCGACCGGCGGCGTGATCACCGCGGCCGGCGCGATCATGGTGCTGGTGTTCGGCGCGTTCCTGCTCGACCCGTCGCGGATGCTGGCGCAGTTCGGTCTCGGCCTCGCGGTCGCGGTGCTGCTGGACGCGCTGGTGATCCGCTGCCTGGTCGTGCCGGCGATCATGCGGCTGCTCGGGGAACGCGCGTGGTGGCTCCCGCGCTGGCTGGACCGGCGGCTGCCGCACCTGGCGCTGGAGCCCTGA
- a CDS encoding response regulator transcription factor gives MIRVLLVDDQRLVRAGFRSILDGEDDITVVAEAADGREALQAAHDHHPDVVLMDIRMPVLDGLAATRHLLEDPAVHSKVVILTTFDLDEDVYGALRAGASGFLVKDTEPEELIHAVRVVARGDALLAPSITRRLISEFASRGTRPSPPPALDRLTDREREVLSLVAAGLSNDEIARELTLSPATAKTHVSRIMTKTGARDRAQLVVLAYESGAVTPRWVNP, from the coding sequence ATGATCCGGGTCCTGCTCGTCGACGACCAGCGGCTGGTGCGAGCCGGTTTCCGGTCCATTTTGGACGGCGAGGACGACATCACCGTCGTGGCCGAGGCCGCGGACGGCCGCGAGGCGCTGCAGGCCGCCCACGACCACCACCCCGACGTCGTCCTCATGGACATCCGGATGCCGGTGCTCGACGGTCTCGCCGCGACGCGGCACCTCCTCGAAGACCCCGCCGTACACAGTAAGGTCGTCATTCTTACGACGTTCGACCTCGACGAGGACGTCTACGGCGCCCTGCGTGCGGGCGCGAGCGGCTTCCTGGTCAAGGACACCGAACCCGAGGAGCTGATCCACGCGGTGCGCGTGGTCGCCCGCGGTGACGCGCTGCTGGCGCCGTCGATCACCCGGCGGCTGATCTCGGAGTTCGCGTCGCGCGGCACTCGCCCCTCGCCGCCACCGGCGTTGGACCGGCTCACCGACCGCGAACGCGAGGTGCTGTCCCTGGTCGCGGCGGGCCTGTCGAACGACGAGATCGCGCGCGAGCTCACGCTCAGCCCCGCGACGGCGAAGACGCACGTCAGCCGCATCATGACCAAGACCGGCGCTCGCGACCGCGCGCAGCTGGTCGTGCTCGCCTACGAGTCCGGGGCAGTGACGCCGCGCTGGGTGAACCCCTGA
- a CDS encoding sensor histidine kinase — protein sequence MSWLRRYAAELAVTVAVLVGSLFAVLNDGAKPANHAAIGWVLTVLCCAAVFFRRTYPLSVAGLTLVSCALYYPLTDPDGLVLLAFAYALFNAAAAGRIRGAALLVVAAMAGVAVGEISSQTGRHVDNFAFFLMTGWFVALVAGGAVAHYRAEAERTKEAEARARATDERLRIARELHDALGHHLALINVQAGAALHRRDPAQAEEALGTIKDASKTALQELRATLGMLRTERPALDRVAELAESVGASGLTVRTEIDGVARDLPPDVEHAAFRVVQEALTNVAKHAGAKTVVVRLGYRADELSVQVDDDGRGGDAPPGNGIRGMAERARALGGEVSAAPREGGGYRVRARLPVR from the coding sequence ATGTCCTGGTTGCGGCGCTACGCGGCCGAGCTCGCGGTCACCGTCGCCGTGCTCGTCGGCTCCCTCTTCGCCGTCCTCAACGACGGCGCCAAGCCCGCGAACCACGCCGCGATCGGCTGGGTGCTCACCGTCCTGTGCTGCGCCGCCGTGTTCTTCCGCCGGACGTACCCGCTGAGCGTCGCCGGGTTAACGCTCGTTAGCTGCGCCCTCTACTACCCGCTGACCGACCCGGACGGGCTCGTCCTCCTCGCCTTCGCGTACGCGCTCTTCAACGCCGCGGCGGCCGGGCGGATCCGCGGTGCCGCACTGCTCGTCGTCGCCGCGATGGCCGGGGTCGCCGTCGGGGAAATCAGTTCGCAGACCGGGCGGCACGTCGACAACTTCGCGTTCTTCCTGATGACCGGCTGGTTCGTCGCGCTGGTCGCGGGTGGCGCCGTCGCGCACTACCGGGCCGAAGCCGAGCGGACCAAGGAGGCCGAGGCACGGGCGCGGGCCACCGACGAGCGGCTCCGGATCGCGCGCGAACTGCACGACGCGCTGGGCCATCACCTCGCGCTGATCAACGTCCAGGCCGGCGCCGCACTGCACCGCCGGGATCCCGCGCAGGCCGAAGAAGCCCTCGGGACCATCAAGGACGCCAGCAAGACCGCACTCCAGGAGTTGCGCGCGACGCTCGGCATGCTCCGGACCGAGCGTCCCGCGCTCGACCGGGTAGCGGAGCTGGCCGAGTCGGTCGGGGCGTCCGGGCTGACCGTGCGCACCGAAATCGACGGCGTCGCCCGGGACCTGCCGCCGGACGTCGAGCACGCGGCGTTCCGGGTGGTGCAGGAGGCGTTGACGAACGTCGCGAAGCACGCCGGCGCGAAGACCGTCGTCGTGCGGCTCGGCTACCGCGCCGACGAACTGTCCGTGCAGGTCGACGACGACGGGCGCGGCGGGGACGCGCCGCCGGGGAACGGGATCCGCGGCATGGCCGAGCGCGCGCGGGCCTTGGGCGGCGAAGTGTCCGCCGCGCCGCGCGAAGGTGGCGGTTACCGCGTGCGGGCACGGCTGCCGGTGCGATGA
- a CDS encoding DUF3761 domain-containing protein, with product MSKKLGLILAAGLLVAGCGAGAVPPKNAGNVGVLDAPTSAYQTPTSSVPAPTEAPATTSEAAAVPAAPQATTPQAVAPKASTPKPKAAPKTTAQAAPKPAECGADYYRNSDGNCVHRPSDNPSGATALCKDGSYSYSQHRSGTCSGHGGVRTWL from the coding sequence GTGAGCAAGAAACTGGGGTTGATCCTGGCCGCCGGCCTGCTGGTCGCGGGCTGCGGTGCCGGCGCGGTGCCGCCGAAGAACGCGGGGAACGTCGGGGTCCTCGACGCCCCGACGTCGGCGTACCAGACGCCCACCTCGTCGGTTCCGGCCCCGACCGAAGCGCCCGCGACGACGTCCGAAGCGGCCGCCGTGCCGGCCGCCCCGCAAGCGACCACCCCGCAAGCGGTCGCGCCGAAGGCGAGCACGCCGAAGCCCAAGGCCGCGCCGAAGACGACCGCCCAGGCCGCGCCGAAGCCCGCCGAGTGCGGAGCGGACTACTACCGGAACTCCGACGGGAACTGCGTCCACCGGCCCAGCGACAACCCCTCCGGCGCGACGGCCCTCTGCAAGGACGGCAGCTACAGCTACAGCCAGCACCGTTCCGGGACCTGCTCGGGCCACGGAGGCGTCCGCACCTGGCTGTGA
- a CDS encoding MFS transporter, whose protein sequence is MLVSRPERSGRAIVVVLASCGLVASFMQTLVVPLIPVFPRLLNASPADASWVVTVTLLAAAVITPVSGRLGDLYGKRRMILVSLALLIAGSVVSATTSALAFHIIGRGLQGCAMGVIPLGISIMRDELPPERVGGAISLMSATLGVGGAIGLPVAAVVAENADWHVLFWMAAGLGLFFALLIVKFVPESPLRTPAPFDYFGAFGLAAGLVCLLLPVVKGATWGWVSTPTLGFAAAAVVILLAWGTYQLRRRDPLVDLRVSARRPVLFTNLASIMVGFSMYAMALSFPQLLQASSSTGYGLGQTMVESGLSLAPNGLVMMLLSPVSARLITRFGPRPTLMTGALVIAAGYIFAILLMGNALELITASVIIGAGVGIAYAAMPASIMGSVPVTETASANGLNSLMRSVGTAISSAVMAAMLAQLTITVGGLAVPSLVGFRATFAVAAFAALTGVLLAGLVPKTRTAPELVPA, encoded by the coding sequence GTGTTGGTGTCCCGTCCCGAGCGGTCCGGCCGCGCGATCGTCGTCGTGCTCGCGTCGTGCGGGCTCGTCGCGTCGTTCATGCAGACACTGGTCGTACCGCTGATCCCGGTCTTCCCGCGGCTGCTGAACGCCTCGCCCGCCGACGCGTCCTGGGTGGTCACCGTGACGCTGCTGGCCGCGGCCGTCATCACCCCGGTCAGCGGGCGGCTCGGCGACCTCTACGGCAAGCGGCGGATGATCCTGGTCAGCCTCGCCCTGCTCATCGCCGGTTCGGTCGTGTCCGCGACGACGAGCGCGCTCGCGTTCCACATCATCGGCCGCGGGCTGCAGGGCTGCGCGATGGGCGTCATCCCGCTCGGCATCAGCATCATGCGCGACGAACTCCCGCCCGAACGCGTCGGCGGCGCGATCTCGCTGATGAGCGCGACACTCGGCGTCGGCGGCGCGATCGGGCTGCCGGTCGCGGCCGTCGTCGCCGAGAACGCCGACTGGCACGTCCTGTTCTGGATGGCCGCCGGCCTCGGGCTGTTCTTCGCGCTGCTGATCGTCAAGTTCGTGCCGGAATCGCCGCTGCGCACGCCGGCGCCGTTCGACTACTTCGGCGCGTTCGGGCTCGCCGCCGGTCTGGTCTGCCTGCTGCTGCCGGTGGTCAAGGGCGCCACGTGGGGCTGGGTCAGCACGCCGACGCTGGGGTTCGCCGCGGCGGCCGTCGTCATCCTGCTCGCGTGGGGCACCTACCAGCTGCGCCGCCGCGACCCGCTGGTCGACCTGCGGGTGTCCGCGCGCCGTCCGGTGCTGTTCACGAACCTGGCGTCGATCATGGTCGGGTTCTCGATGTACGCCATGGCGCTGTCGTTCCCGCAGCTGCTGCAGGCGTCGTCGTCGACCGGGTACGGCCTGGGCCAGACGATGGTGGAATCCGGGCTGTCCCTCGCGCCGAACGGCCTCGTGATGATGCTGCTGTCGCCGGTTTCGGCGCGGCTCATCACCCGCTTCGGCCCGCGCCCGACCCTGATGACCGGCGCGCTGGTGATCGCTGCCGGGTACATCTTCGCGATCCTGCTGATGGGCAACGCCCTCGAGCTGATCACGGCGTCGGTCATCATCGGCGCCGGTGTCGGCATCGCGTACGCGGCGATGCCCGCCTCGATCATGGGCTCGGTGCCGGTCACCGAAACGGCGTCGGCGAACGGCCTGAACTCCCTGATGCGCTCGGTCGGCACGGCCATCTCCAGCGCGGTGATGGCCGCGATGCTGGCCCAGCTGACGATCACCGTCGGCGGGCTGGCGGTGCCGTCGCTGGTCGGCTTCCGGGCCACCTTCGCGGTGGCCGCGTTCGCCGCGCTAACGGGCGTACTGCTCGCCGGGCTGGTGCCGAAGACGCGCACCGCGCCGGAACTGGTGCCTGCCTAG
- a CDS encoding SAM-dependent methyltransferase — protein sequence MSEDEYARRGIDLDKPNPARVYDYILGGQLNYAVDRMFAEQVLAAQPNARERARLNRRWLRRAIRFGMDQGIRQFLDIGSGMPTVGHVHEVAQAIDPTSRIVYVDNEPIAVAHSEIVLEDNENAAMVHADAEVPDDVLEHDITEMMLDLDQPVMVVMALFVHFIPDERDPARLIAAYRDALAPGSYLALSSATYEHQSDGTARAVAMYQKSANPVTPRSADELRALVDGFEILDPGIVFIPEWRPDDPADVPADPAECGGLALVARKN from the coding sequence ATGAGCGAAGACGAGTACGCCAGACGGGGTATCGACCTCGACAAGCCGAACCCCGCGCGGGTGTACGACTACATCCTCGGCGGCCAGCTGAACTACGCCGTCGACCGGATGTTCGCCGAGCAGGTGCTGGCCGCGCAGCCGAACGCGCGGGAGCGGGCGCGGCTCAACCGGCGGTGGCTGCGCCGGGCCATCCGCTTCGGGATGGACCAGGGCATCCGGCAGTTCCTCGACATCGGGTCCGGCATGCCGACCGTCGGGCACGTGCACGAGGTGGCGCAGGCGATCGACCCGACGTCGCGGATCGTCTACGTCGACAACGAGCCGATCGCGGTCGCGCACAGCGAGATCGTCCTGGAGGACAACGAGAACGCGGCCATGGTGCACGCCGACGCCGAGGTGCCCGACGACGTCCTCGAGCACGACATCACCGAGATGATGCTCGACCTGGACCAGCCGGTGATGGTCGTGATGGCGCTGTTCGTGCACTTCATCCCGGACGAGCGCGACCCGGCCCGGCTGATCGCCGCCTACCGCGACGCGCTCGCGCCCGGCAGCTACCTCGCGCTGTCGTCCGCGACGTACGAGCACCAGAGCGACGGCACGGCCCGCGCCGTGGCGATGTACCAGAAGAGCGCGAACCCCGTGACCCCGCGCTCGGCCGACGAGCTCCGCGCGCTGGTCGACGGCTTCGAGATCCTCGACCCGGGCATCGTGTTCATCCCCGAGTGGCGCCCGGACGACCCCGCGGACGTGCCGGCCGACCCCGCCGAATGCGGCGGGCTGGCGCTGGTGGCGCGCAAGAACTAG
- a CDS encoding histidine phosphatase family protein, with amino-acid sequence MRRLYVVAHPEATHHVEHRVGGWFDSALAERGRAHAAAIAARLRELIPAADRIELYSSDLRRAAETAKPIARSFEADTVLLRDLREKSYGVAGGRPQSWLDERFVPPPPMGERLDHDEGIDGAETKLQWVTRVYRAVDRISAGTAGQQVVVTHGGSLSWVVAAWLGLPVQACAHAAFRSSAGGITVLEEDDRFHNRTLHTLNDTSHLPARR; translated from the coding sequence GTGCGCCGGCTGTACGTCGTCGCGCACCCGGAGGCCACGCACCACGTGGAGCACCGGGTCGGCGGGTGGTTCGACTCGGCGCTGGCCGAGCGCGGACGCGCCCACGCGGCGGCGATCGCGGCCCGGCTGCGGGAGCTGATCCCCGCTGCGGACCGGATCGAGCTGTACAGCTCCGACCTCCGGCGGGCGGCCGAGACGGCGAAGCCGATCGCGCGCAGCTTCGAAGCCGACACGGTTCTCCTGCGCGACCTGCGCGAGAAGTCGTACGGCGTGGCGGGCGGGCGGCCGCAGTCCTGGCTCGACGAACGGTTCGTCCCGCCCCCGCCGATGGGCGAGCGGCTCGACCACGACGAAGGCATCGACGGCGCGGAGACCAAGCTCCAGTGGGTGACGCGCGTGTACCGCGCCGTCGACCGGATCTCGGCCGGGACGGCCGGGCAGCAGGTCGTCGTCACCCACGGCGGCTCGCTGAGCTGGGTCGTCGCCGCTTGGCTCGGCCTGCCGGTGCAGGCCTGCGCGCACGCCGCGTTCCGGTCGAGCGCGGGCGGCATCACCGTGCTCGAGGAAGACGACCGCTTCCACAACCGCACGCTGCACACGCTGAACGACACCAGCCACCTGCCGGCCCGCCGGTGA
- a CDS encoding SAM-dependent methyltransferase — MSEDEHAKRGIDLERPNAARVYDYMIGGKLNYAVDRVFADQIVGVLPNAKHMAMTNRAWLRRAARFGAEQGIRQFLDIGSGMPTVGHVHEVVQAVDPASQVVYVDNEPIAVAHSEIVLEDNDNAAMVQADAEYPDDVLEHPTTEAMIDFSEPVMVIMAAFVHFIPDSRDPAGLIARYADQLVPGSYLALSSGTWEGQGEETQRSVSLYGKSGTPLTLRSPDELSALVKGFEILPPGIVFTPEWRPDEPLEDPPERSGGLALVARKL, encoded by the coding sequence ATGAGCGAAGACGAACACGCCAAGCGGGGCATCGACCTCGAACGGCCGAACGCGGCGCGCGTGTACGACTACATGATCGGCGGGAAGCTCAACTACGCCGTCGACCGGGTGTTCGCCGACCAGATCGTCGGGGTGCTGCCGAACGCGAAGCACATGGCAATGACGAACCGGGCGTGGCTGCGCCGCGCCGCGCGGTTCGGCGCCGAGCAGGGCATCCGGCAGTTCCTCGACATCGGGTCGGGCATGCCGACGGTCGGGCACGTGCACGAGGTCGTCCAGGCGGTCGACCCGGCGTCGCAGGTCGTCTACGTCGACAACGAGCCGATCGCCGTCGCGCACAGCGAGATCGTCCTCGAGGACAACGACAACGCGGCGATGGTCCAGGCCGACGCCGAGTACCCGGACGACGTGCTGGAGCACCCGACCACCGAGGCGATGATCGACTTCAGCGAGCCGGTGATGGTCATCATGGCCGCGTTCGTGCACTTCATCCCCGACTCCCGCGATCCGGCCGGCCTGATCGCCCGCTACGCCGACCAGCTGGTGCCCGGCAGCTACCTCGCGTTGTCGTCGGGGACGTGGGAGGGGCAGGGCGAAGAGACCCAGCGGTCGGTTTCGCTGTACGGGAAGAGCGGGACGCCGTTGACGCTGCGCTCGCCCGACGAGCTGAGCGCGCTGGTGAAGGGGTTCGAGATCCTGCCGCCGGGGATCGTGTTCACGCCGGAGTGGCGACCGGACGAGCCGCTCGAGGACCCGCCGGAGCGCTCGGGCGGGCTGGCGCTGGTGGCGCGGAAGCTCTAG